A window from Leguminivora glycinivorella isolate SPB_JAAS2020 chromosome 16, LegGlyc_1.1, whole genome shotgun sequence encodes these proteins:
- the LOC125234487 gene encoding hydroxymethylglutaryl-CoA synthase 1, whose product MGAKVENVGILAMELYFPSQYVDQVELEKFDGVSTGKYTIGLGQSKMGFCSDREDIQSLCITAVHRLIERNNLDLHDIGRLEVGTETIIDKSKSVKTFLMTLFAKAGATDIEGIDTTNACYGGTAALFNAINWVESSSWDGRKAIVVAGDIAVYGKGPARPTGGAGAVAMLVGPNAPLVFDRGIRASYMTHTYDFYKPDLASEFPFVDGKLSVKCYLSALDNCYNLFCKKMRRTDPNFKGLLSLDGMLFHSPYCKLVQKSLARVCFNDFLNTPEEDREKQFPGLSEFGKRKLEETYFDRDVEKAFMTYSQQLFDEKTKPSLYIARNVGNMYTPSLYGGLVSYLISKSPEELIGKKFALFSYGSGLASTMFSINICNDMSTGSKLEKLIASLHDTVSYLDKRVSVEPSRFSELMEVRTKNYHTAPYEPSGSIDVLFPGTYYLVNIDDQRRRTYERKA is encoded by the coding sequence ATGGGCGCGAAAGTGGAAAACGTCGGCATACTGGCTATGGAATTATACTTCCCGTCACAATACGTCGATCAAGTGGAATTGGAAAAATTCGACGGCGTGTCCACCGGCAAATACACGATCGGACTCGGACAGAGCAAAATGGGCTTCTGCTCCGACCGGGAAGACATACAGTCCTTGTGCATCACAGCTGTTCACCGTCTCATAGAAAGGAATAATCTGGACCTGCATGACATCGGACGGCTGGAGGTGGGTACGGAGACCATTATTGACAAAAGTAAAAGTGTGAAAACATTCCTCATGACATTGTTTGCCAAAGCGGGAGCCACAGATATAGAAGGAATTGATACAACAAATGCCTGTTATGGTGGTACTGCAGCACTCTTCAATGCAATCAACTGGGTAGAGTCATCCTCATGGGATGGCAGAAAGGCTATAGTTGTGGCGGGTGATATTGCTGTGTATGGTAAAGGACCTGCCAGACCTACCGGTGGTGCCGGAGCAGTGGCTATGCTAGTGGGCCCAAATGCACCTTTAGTGTTTGACCGAGGCATAAGAGCTTCATATATGACTCACACATATGACTTTTACAAGCCAGATCTTGCCTCAGAGTTCCCTTTTGTTGATGGCAAGCTATCTGTCAAATGCTACCTCAGTGCTTtagataattgttataatttattcTGTAAGAAGATGAGAAGGACTGACCCCAATTTTAAAGGATTGCTCAGTTTAGATGGCATGCTATTTCATTCACCATACTGTAAGTTAGTGCAGAAATCCTTAGCTAGGGTCTGTTTCAATGACTTTTTAAATACCCCTGAAGAAGACAGGGAAAAGCAGTTTCCAGGATTGTCAGAGTTTGGTAAAAGGAAATTGGAAGAGACTTATTTTGACCGTGATGTAGAAAAGGCTTTTATGACTTACAGCCAGCAGTTGTTTGATGAGAAAACGAAGCCATCTCTATATATCGCCCGCAACGTTGGAAACATGTACACTCCTTCACTGTATGGAGGCCTGGTATCCTACCTCATTAGTAAATCACCTGAAGAGTTAATTGGAAAGAAATTTGCCTTATTCTCTTATGGTTCTGGTCTAGCGTCTACAATGTTTTCTATAAACATCTGTAATGATATGAGCACAGGGTCCAAGTTGGAGAAGCTTATCGCTTCGCTACATGACACAGTTTCCTACTTAGATAAGAGAGTGAGTGTGGAGCCTAGTAGGTTCTCAGAGCTCATGGAAGTCAGAACAAAGAATTACCACACAGCTCCATATGAGCCGAGCGGATCCATAGATGTGCTGTTCCCGGGTACATACTACCTAGTTAATATTGATGATCAGAGAAGACGCACATATGAGAGGAAAGCTTAG